The following nucleotide sequence is from Bos taurus isolate L1 Dominette 01449 registration number 42190680 breed Hereford chromosome 3, ARS-UCD2.0, whole genome shotgun sequence.
TCACATAGATAACAATATAGACTGTTTCCAATGCTCAGGAGAGTTCTCTCATGCCCCTTTCTAGTCAGTAAACCCCCTTGTCCTGCCAGGAAATAACCACTGCTCTGACTTCTGTTATCTTATTTTAGTTTGACTAAAACctatctttataattttaattttgcttatttttgactAAAACCtatctttatcattttaattttgcttatttcCCCAGAGCACTCATACACTTGACCATATTTCATGCTTCAGGGAAGTTTTGGCAATGTGAATTCTCTGTTAATTTGAAAGTATATTACAGTCCTGAAATGCAGTAAGTTACTGAGGAGCTGTTGAATAGGCTGGCAAACTGTGTTACATACTGTTCCTGAATCCACATCTTTAGTGTGTGATGAGGTTATTTTCTTTGAATTCCCagaacataaatttttttttttaaataaaaattttgcatTTGAGccaaattgaaattttttttaatatgatctGTGCATCTCTTTCTTCCCAAGGAATTAATGTAACTTAACCTTGTTTGGAACTTTCAGGAATTTGATTcatgaatatttgaaaaatattcatgTGGATGAATATTCCCAAATATTCATGATGACATCTGTCATGATGAGAAAAATAGTTTGGTGTTATAACCTTTTctgaaataaatgatatttgtgTATATAATCTTGAACACAAAAGACACTGTATCCTAGGCCAAGTTGTAATTGGTGGTAGAATAGTATATTGACAATAGACAATTCAAACGAGAGAAGTGCAGCTCATACTTCAGTGAAATACACTGTGAACCTAATCTCTATCTTATCTGCAATAGAACTATCCTTTGAATTACCATGTTTTCTTCATCTTATCCAGGAACAGTGACCACAGTTTCTTTTCTGCAGGCATATAGCATTTGGGACTTTTTCCTAGGGTGACATTAAGTACTTTCTGTGTGATTATGTATATATTAGCAGTTTGAGGGACAAAGCAAAGAGACAGAGTTGGACTTGATTAGAGTTTGTTTAACCTTGGCAGTAACATTGCATTCCctatgatttttaataaaaatggaatctCCCTCTCTCCCTACCCTCCTACCCTCCACACCCCAGGATTCCTACCGAAAACAGGTGGTTATAGATGGTGAAACCTGTCTGTTGGACATACTGGATACAGCTGGACAAGAGGAGTACAGTGCCATGAGAGACCAATACATGAGGACAGGCGAAGGCTTCCTTTGTGTGTTTGCCATCAATAATAGCAaatcatttgcagatattaacCTCTACAGGTACTAGGAGCATTGTTTTTTCTGAAAGGATGATCTTTAAGTGTGTTCTGAAGTTTTGGGATAGGGATGAGGATACCACACTAGGGAAGATACagatttttaattatgaaaagaatttcttttaggTTGTGGTATTGGAAATCTGGGGTTATTACTGAAAGTTAATACTGGGATTTATTTTACATAATCTACTTTGGCTAGAATGCGTGGTAATACATACATGAGGCTTGCTAATGGTAGTGATTTAGAACTAGAGGTTTTGTTATGAGAGATCACTAAGGAATCTCAAGAGCAGAAGACACCTCTGAAAAACACTCTTCAGTAACAGAGACAATAATAGGAAGCAAAAAATGGGGAGAGGGTAGATAAAGAAAGCAGGCCAAAGGAATGTAAAGATGGCCTTTCTGCACAGAACTTTAACTTTCAAAGCTCGATTGGACCATATAAATTCTGGTATGAcattcttattttacagaagCAAAGTTCAGAAGGAGGTTTGTTAGATTTTCATAGTCATGATTGTTATTAATAGACCCAGAACCAAAAACTCAGGGCTTCTTTTTCTTAGACCTGTGGTTTTAAGCAGAATAATATAGTGGTTAGGAATATAAACTCTGCCTGGGTTACAGCTTGACTCCATCATCTCTTAGCCATGGAAGCTTGGGGCAAACTATTAAATCTCTGAGCCTCCTTATCTAACAGTATGAAGACAGTGGTACTTACTCAGAgttgctgtgaaaattaaattagttaataaatATGGGAATCCCTCAGAGCAGTGTTTGCCACAGAGTAAATGCTACGCAAGTGTTCTGCCTGTAACCTTGAGTCCTGTTGTACACTCCAACCATATGAAGATGTCAACTCTCAGAAACTAGTCCAAAACTGGTTTTCTTCCCCTAAACCTGTTCtactttccattttctctctgGAATTAATAAAGCACTGAATAAAATGCTCATCACTTGGCAAGCacctaataaatatttgctaaatttcTACAAATCATTTTCCTCTTCAGCTCTCTTGTCTTATCCCTTCACATAGGGTACTGCCATCACACCAAACAAAGCTCAGTTCTGTAGATAGCCAGTGAAATGCATTTCAAGTTCATGATTGTGTGTGTAATTCAAAGGGAGAGTCTAGAGCAGTGCTGTGCAGTATGGTAGACAAGCCATTTGTGGTTATTCAAATTCAGTAGAATTAACAATTCAAGAGTTAGTTCCTTGGTCCCACGTTAGCAACTGACTTTTCAGGTGTTGTTCAGTAGATTCATGTGACTAGTAGACGTAGTTGGACGGGGCGGCTGGAGAATGTTTCCGTCATCATGAGAATACCCGTTGGACAGGGTTGGTCCAGAGAATCTGGAGCAATAGTTTCCACACTGCTGTGTCGTATGTCTTGTCATTGAAGAGAGTACTATCAGTTGGGAGTTCCAGATCTTTTAATCTGCTGTTAATAAGAGCAGTTATAGTGTGTTCTAATTTATATCTTGGACTTCCAACTGTAATTTTGTTTGAAGAAAATGTTTGGACACCACCCATCCAGAGAAGTGGATAGACTGTCTTTCATTAAATACTGTCATACTCTAGGAATCTTCAAAAAGTTATTTGGAGGCAGTaagctttactttttatacttCAGACCTTAATCTAGAGTGTGATTTTGAGTTGCCAGTTAAATCCAGAGCCCAGCTCTTCAGAGAATCAAGAAACCTAAAAGGGGCCTGTGTCAAGATAGAAAGTGAACTGGTACTTGGCTTTCTTGTGGCTATTGCATCAAGTCTAAACCAGTCTTCTTAGTATGCaaatagttaaaaacaaaaacagggaaaCGCAATACTAGAAGCCAGTAGGGCTAGCTGAAGtttgttacattttatttttttactttagacTGTTTATTCCTTCCTAAAAGTTTATTCTTATGTTACCATAATACATTCCCTTCTTTTAGGGAACAGATAAAGCGTGTAAAGGACTCGGATGATGTACCTATGGTGCTAGTAGGAAACAAGTGTGATTTGCCAACAAGGACAGTTGACACAAAACAAGCCCATGAACTGGCCAAAAGTTATGGGATTCCATTCATTGAAACCTCAGCCAAGACCAGACAGGTATAGTACAGCTTTCAGCATCTGGCAAGGGTTTGTTTAAGCAGAAAAAGTTTGATTGATGGACTCTTCACTAGAGATGTGATGTGCATTCTTTGTTGTTTgggttggttttggttttgtggggtttttttaatgaatttgacTGTAtctggtcttagttgctgcatgtgggatctagttccctgatgagggatcaaaccctagccacctgcattgggagcatggagtcttaaccactggaccaccaggaaagtccctggtttggattttttaatagagttctgttttttttaatctgcagttTAAacccaaaataaatttattaatattctgATACGGTTTCTTTTTTACGCCTGCTTTAACATGCACAAGTATTTCTAAATGAAGACCCTTGATTAAAGATACTTAAAATGTTAGTCCTTTCTCCATCAACACCAG
It contains:
- the NRAS gene encoding GTPase NRas — its product is MTEYKLVVVGAGGVGKSALTIQLIQNHFVDEYDPTIEDSYRKQVVIDGETCLLDILDTAGQEEYSAMRDQYMRTGEGFLCVFAINNSKSFADINLYREQIKRVKDSDDVPMVLVGNKCDLPTRTVDTKQAHELAKSYGIPFIETSAKTRQGVEDAFYTLVREIRQYRMKKLNSSDDGTQGCMGLPCVVM